The nucleotide window CCGGCTGCGTTCGCTTTCATGTTGGCAGCGTAAGCGTCGTAGCCAAAGTTCTGTGGAGTTTCGTCATTCTGGAATTCAGCGTTAACGAAGTAGAACAGTTTGTTTTTGATGATTGGACCACCAATACGCAGACCATAAGTCTGAGAGGTGAAGTCCGGCAGTTTCGGACGGTCAGCAGTCGGATCGTTGGTAGGTCTTTTACCAGCGAGGTCCTGATTGCGGAAGAAGTAGTAGGCAGATCCTTCTACGCTGTTGGTACCACTACGGGTAACCGCGTTAATAGAACCACCTGCAAAACCTCCTTGCTTAACATCAAAAGGAGAAACGTTGATATTGATTTGATCAATGATATCCACACTGAAAGGAGAGATACCAATCTGACCACCGTTTGCGCCGTTATCAGAAAGACCAAATACATCGTTCTGTACAGCACCGTCTACGAAGATAGCATTGTAACGGCTGTTGGTACCAGCGATGGAGATACCATTGTTACCATTACCATCTTTCGTCAGTCTGGCCTGAGGGGTCAGCCTGGCAAAGTCTGTATAGTTACGGCCTACAGTAGGCAGGGCTTCAATCTGGGACCGGCTGATTACAGTTTGTGCGCCTTTACGGTTTGGATCAAAAGCATTATTGCGCTGGGCCACTACTTCCACTTGTTTGATTTCTCTGCTTTTGTCTGCCAGTTTAGCGTTTAACTTGAATGTCTGGCCCAGGGCGAGCATGAGGTTGTCCTGGGAAAACTCCGTAAAACCAATGAAGGTAACAGTCACTTTGTAGGGGCCTCCTACGTTCATGTTTGGCAAACGGTAAAAACCTTCCGCATCAGTAGTTGTACCGTATTTGGTACCTGAAGGAAGGTGAATTGCAACTACCGTTGCACCGGGCAAACCAACATTGTCTGTACCGGTTACCTTTCCGTTCATACCTGAAGTCGTAACCTGTGCATAGGTCAAGATCGTTGTGAGTAATAAGAATAAGGTAAAAAGTAATTTTCTAAATCCCATGATTAGAGAAGTTTGTTTCATGGCGCAAAGGTGCCAAAAAACTTTGGTTAAATTTTAACGCCATATTAACAATCGAATTAACAAATTGTTAAGAGTAAAGGATCTATAAACCTTGATAATTTTTTTAGAAATCTTATCAGACAAACCTCTGGTTGAGGTGTGTTTATTCAAGAAAAGGAGGAAAAATTATTAATCTTCAAATGGGGGATAATGCTAATGCATAACAGTGTGACTAGTTCAGACCTAAACTTTATGAAAGCCTGATTGTTACAAAGCTAAGTTATTGGCATATTTTTTTATTTGTTAAAATCTAACTGCATAATAATCAAACCTCCAGTTTATTGTCTGTATTTAGCCCAAAATACTTCCTTCTTCATTTACCGTGTATAAGTCGTAACTTTGCGCAATTCAACATTTGACCCGGAGGGATAATATATGTTAGATAAAATAGAAGCAGCAATAGAAGATATAAAAAACGGCAAACTGGTAATCGTAGTAGATGATGAAGACCGCGAAAATGAAGGCGACTTTATTACAGCAGCCCGCAACGTTACGCCGGAGATCATCAACTTTATGAGCACACACGGCCGTGGCCTTATATGTGCACCCCTTGCTGAAGAACGCTGTGAAGAGCTGGGCCTGGAACTGATGGTCCGTGATAATACCGCTCTTCACCAAACACCTTTCACCGTATCGGTAGACCTGCTCGGTCATGGCTGCACCACCGGTATCTCCGCCCACGACAGGGCCAAAACGGTACAGGCACTCATCGACCCGAACACCAAGTCGGAAGAACTGGGCAAACCCGGACATATCTTTCCGCTGAAAGCTAAAACCGGCGGCGTATTACGCCGTGCAGGCCATACAGAAGCCACTATCGACCTGGCCCGCCTCGCAGGCTTCGAACCAGCCGGCGTACTGGTGGAAATCATGAACGAAGACGGCTCCATGGCCCGCCTGCCCCAGCTGCGGGAAATTGCCAATAAATTCGACCTGAAACTTATATCCATACAGGACCTCATCGCCTACCTCCTCAGCACCGAAACACTCATCGAAGAAGGAGTAAGAGTTCAAATGCCTACCAAATACGGCAACTTCGAACTCATCGCCTTCAAACAGGTGAACTCCGGCGAAATCCATATGGCGCTCAAAAAAGGAGAATGGACCAAAGATGAACCCGTACTGGTACGTGTTCACTCCTCCTGCGTGACTGGCGACATCCTGCACTCCCTGCGCTGCGATTGTGGAGAACAACTGCACGCTGCCATGCAGATGGTAGAGAAAGAAGGAAAAGGCCTCATTCTTTATATGAACCAGGAAGGCCGTGGTATCGGTCTCATGAACAAACTGAAAGCCTATAAACTTCAGGAAGAAGGCCTCGATACCGTTGAAGCCAACATCGAACTCGGCTTTAAAATGGATGAACGTGATTACGGCGTAGGTGCACAAATCCTTCGTCATCTTAATATCACCCAACTTCGTCTCATCACCAACAACCCGCGTAAAAGAGCCGGCCTCAGCGGCTATGGCCTCGAAGTAGTGGAAAATGTGCCCATCGAAATACACCCGAACCCGCACAACGAAAACTACCTGCGCACCAAAAGAGACAAACTGGGGCACGAAATCCTTAGAACCCAGGACTAAAGTCCTGGGCTATTTTTGTTGCATTGGCTGCATTGGCCTTGGGAAACATTAGCCCTGGACTATAAATGTTTTAGCTGTATTGATTGCATTGCAGTTGAAAATAATGCTGCTAAAGGGCTGGTAAAAAAGGCCGTAGATTCTGCCTTTCTTCAAAAGAAAGTTAAAAATAACATTGTCTCAAGCTTCATCAATAGATTGAATGCCCTGAAATAAGCCAAAAACAATATTAGCCCAGGGCTTCAGCCCTGGGATTTTTATTTGATTTCAGTGGAGTCTTCTTTGGGTTTGGTAGCAGCTGCTTTACGGAGTGAGTCCAGCAGCGGCGTACGAGGGCGGCGATGACGTAAAAGCTCGCTGAACCGGTTGAACTCCCGCACGTAAGAGATACCTACACCGGATTTCGTACGGTTGTTGAGGTTATATACATCATAGTCCGATTTGCTGAAAGCGTTGATACGGAAACGGCCATCCGGTGTCAGCAGGTATTCTATCCGGAAGTCACCTGCGAAGCGGTTTGCATTGGCAGAAGTGGATGATTTACCCCAGTCATAGTCGCCGCCGGCATAAAGACGGAAACGGTTGTTGAACAGCGTACTGGTAATACCGGCACTCACCTGGTTACGGTCTACGGAAGCGTTATCAGTGGCGCCACCGGGCCCCCCCACATTGTAGGCGCGGTAGTTGACGTTCACACCAATACCACTGCCTTTCAGCAGGGCTCCGGTAATATTGTTGAGGATGGCGGAAGCCTGTGCGGAAAGAGCCTGTCCAACACTGTTTTTACCGGTGATGCCAACGTTAGCCGCCGCATTGGTAGTGGCATCATCGGGCAGGAACTGGTTAAACAGCAACAGGCCATATACCTGCAACAGCGCCTTGTTCTGGTCGTTGTTGATCTCCTTGAGTTTGGCGGCCACACCACTTTCATAGGAGAGGCTGCCTACTTCCGGCAGTTCGACGGTATAAGAGATGTCTGGCTTCATCAACGCGCCGCGGAGATTGATCAATACGTCCACCTTTTCAGTACGGGTGGCCAGCTTATCGTTGGAAACCACGGTGGCGGCCTGTCCCAGCAGGTTGTAAAGACTAACCTTCGGCAGGGAATATTTGGCGGTGATATTTACCTTGGCTTCCTGCGGATCACCATTCCAGGTGATGGAACTGTTCTTCTCTATGTCAAACTTCCAGCTGGTAAGCCTTTGGAAGGTGAAGTTATAAGACCCGTTGTTGATCTCATAGTTACCGAACATACTGAAATCTCCTTCGGTATTGGCAATGATCTGGAGGTTGCCGGTCCCGTTGGCGGAAATGATATCGCCGGTGGTGGCATCCAGGATCACATCTATCTGGGCATCCGGATTGGCCGCGATATCCAGTTTCACGGTGAGTTTAGTATTGTCTTTTTTCCTTTTGTTTTCCTTTATCTCCGTTCCGTAAGTCTTGAAAGTGATATAATCATATTTACCAATGTCTTTACTGTCGGACATCGGGAGATAAAAATGTGTGCCTTTTACTGGTCTGGCCAGGATATGCATCTGCATATCATTGATGGGGCCGGAGAAATATACTTTGCCATCAGCCAGCACATCCCCGTAAAAAAGGTCATTGTCAGCCGATGTGGTGCTGAGGAACAGGAAGTTCCTGCCGGTAACATCGAAGTCGAAGTTCAGCTTGTCAAAATGATCATGACTGATATAGCCGCTGGCGGTGCCTTTGGTGTTATACTTGTCGATAATGGTGAAGTTACCAAACTCAATCAGGTTATCATCTATATTGACGTTTAGCTTGGGTATCCGGTAGCGGGTACCCAGGTAATCAACTGTTACAGCCACCGTATCCAGTTTCAGATTTCCTTTTACTGATGGCAGATCGGTGGTGCCGGATATATTGACTTTACCGGTAACAGCGCCGGTCAGGTCTGAAACATAACCCGCCAGGTATTTGCTGACGAGGTTGATGGACATACTGTTCAGGTTGACGAAGGCATCGATTTCCTTGTTGCTTTTAGATAAACCTACTTTACCCTGGGCCAGGAAGTTTTTGCCTTCATTATCTGATTTCACCAGGAAAGTAGCGAGGCCGGTCCTGTGCAGGTAGGTGCCGTCTACATTCACCACACCGATGGAATCATTGTCAATACGCAGTTCCCGGGTACGCAGGGCTGCGCTGACGTCTAGGTCCTGTGTGGGATCGGTGATATGAATGGTGCCGTCGGTAATACCTTCTATACGGGTAGTGATCAGCTGTGACGGGATCACATCGGCCAGGTTCAGGTTTTTGAGCGTAACGATAAATCTGGATTCATCCGGATTAAATTCGTTGGTCTCTACGGTAATACTCTGGTCGTTGCGTGTAATACGGAGGTTCTTAACGGTAAGAAAGTCTTTACTCCAGTATATTTCGTTGCCGGGAGTCACATTCCATTGTCGTTCATTGACGGTGAAGGCGCTGTTGAGGAAACTGATTTTCACGCCCTGTTGTACCGTGACTACCCGGGCATAAAAGCCGTCGAGAGAGGAGGTGTCCTGCGCCTGCAGGTCTACTTTGATAAAGGAGGTATCATGTCCGGAGCTGGCCAGTATCAGCGGGTTTTGCAGCATCACATTGGTGCCGGACAATACCTTTCCAATGCTGGTGCTGATATTCACTTTGTTGAAATTACCATCACCTTTTACCTGAAGGTCCTGTATATGATAGTGCAGATAGGAGGCTTCAGGTACATTGATATTGAGGGCCAGATTCCCACCATTCATGGTATTGAGGGCACCTTGTACGGTGGAGTTATCGAAGCCGGAGAACTTGTTGGTAAAGCCTTTCAGAAGTTTATCCACCTCCCCGAACTGAAAAGAGAAGCTGAAGTCTTCCTGGATTGCCGGATTAAGGGGAGGCAGGAAGTAGCTGGGATAATATTTATAGAGCAACAACTGGAAGGCGTCGGGAAGCTCCA belongs to Chitinophaga sp. HK235 and includes:
- a CDS encoding bifunctional 3,4-dihydroxy-2-butanone-4-phosphate synthase/GTP cyclohydrolase II, whose amino-acid sequence is MLDKIEAAIEDIKNGKLVIVVDDEDRENEGDFITAARNVTPEIINFMSTHGRGLICAPLAEERCEELGLELMVRDNTALHQTPFTVSVDLLGHGCTTGISAHDRAKTVQALIDPNTKSEELGKPGHIFPLKAKTGGVLRRAGHTEATIDLARLAGFEPAGVLVEIMNEDGSMARLPQLREIANKFDLKLISIQDLIAYLLSTETLIEEGVRVQMPTKYGNFELIAFKQVNSGEIHMALKKGEWTKDEPVLVRVHSSCVTGDILHSLRCDCGEQLHAAMQMVEKEGKGLILYMNQEGRGIGLMNKLKAYKLQEEGLDTVEANIELGFKMDERDYGVGAQILRHLNITQLRLITNNPRKRAGLSGYGLEVVENVPIEIHPNPHNENYLRTKRDKLGHEILRTQD
- a CDS encoding translocation/assembly module TamB domain-containing protein; this encodes MLGLIVLVGVLVNIPAVQNMLVHEVTDRLSHQLKTRVEINRVTLRLFNSLQLEGALIEDQHKDTLLYAGKLQVRITDWFFFQDKPVLKFIGLEDAQVNLLRPRNDSVWNYQFLVDALSGPTTPPPPKKTSQGISLDLKKIDLRNIRLNQIDAWVGEDMRGYAKRIFLDAKNLDLQKHNIDIQELLLDQPSFVVSNYSSSPLRHKRPHTAAPADTTTSHELRWNNANWKLLIKELHIKNGLLGVDLPDDTAKVEEGYFAPNHIRFGEINLSLTNTSLVKDSIIGDLTLSTKERCGFEVKKLTSRFKMSPVEMEFSRLDLQTNRSHIGDYYTMQYSDINDMNNYIDDVYMQARFKNCKLSSDDIAFFAPPLSSWKKEITLTGKARGPVSNLKASEIELEAGATTRLKGSLEMRGLPDIYETFIDFHTDELVTTGADVMLIMPIVKEVNTIRMDRLSSIRFQGSYTGFINDFVAYGQFQTNLGQLSSDLNFKTSRDVPVYSGSLTATNFNIGSLINNDNLSTISLNAKVNGAGFNFKTLKASVDADVQAISLFGYTYRNIKTNGEMSRKFFNGSLTANDPNLDMDFAGTIDFNEALPLFHFHSDIRKGDLKALHLTEDTITLQAKLDLNFAGSNIDNFDGTARMHEVSVFKDGKRLEFDSLTIATHMQDNMKVLSLEGSEVSGYVKGSYKLMELPDAFQLLLYKYYPSYFLPPLNPAIQEDFSFSFQFGEVDKLLKGFTNKFSGFDNSTVQGALNTMNGGNLALNINVPEASYLHYHIQDLQVKGDGNFNKVNISTSIGKVLSGTNVMLQNPLILASSGHDTSFIKVDLQAQDTSSLDGFYARVVTVQQGVKISFLNSAFTVNERQWNVTPGNEIYWSKDFLTVKNLRITRNDQSITVETNEFNPDESRFIVTLKNLNLADVIPSQLITTRIEGITDGTIHITDPTQDLDVSAALRTRELRIDNDSIGVVNVDGTYLHRTGLATFLVKSDNEGKNFLAQGKVGLSKSNKEIDAFVNLNSMSINLVSKYLAGYVSDLTGAVTGKVNISGTTDLPSVKGNLKLDTVAVTVDYLGTRYRIPKLNVNIDDNLIEFGNFTIIDKYNTKGTASGYISHDHFDKLNFDFDVTGRNFLFLSTTSADNDLFYGDVLADGKVYFSGPINDMQMHILARPVKGTHFYLPMSDSKDIGKYDYITFKTYGTEIKENKRKKDNTKLTVKLDIAANPDAQIDVILDATTGDIISANGTGNLQIIANTEGDFSMFGNYEINNGSYNFTFQRLTSWKFDIEKNSSITWNGDPQEAKVNITAKYSLPKVSLYNLLGQAATVVSNDKLATRTEKVDVLINLRGALMKPDISYTVELPEVGSLSYESGVAAKLKEINNDQNKALLQVYGLLLFNQFLPDDATTNAAANVGITGKNSVGQALSAQASAILNNITGALLKGSGIGVNVNYRAYNVGGPGGATDNASVDRNQVSAGITSTLFNNRFRLYAGGDYDWGKSSTSANANRFAGDFRIEYLLTPDGRFRINAFSKSDYDVYNLNNRTKSGVGISYVREFNRFSELLRHRRPRTPLLDSLRKAAATKPKEDSTEIK